One genomic region from Bacteroidota bacterium encodes:
- a CDS encoding S8 family peptidase: MKKLLFFFFSFPSVALFSQVPLFNSVVDIYEPPVQAIVDPGEYVKGQLLVMLQPDAVNGELEQKFSAAGFTIVEEKCVAKSMRIWLFTFKDGTAIENALAEAKKFPEIEMAQFNHYVAHRVNIPNDVDFPNMWDMNNTGQNGGTPDADIDAPEAWNITTGGMTVQGDTIVVAVIDAGFDLAQQDLNFHKNYAEIPNNGIDDDNNGYIDDYDGWNAYFSNGNISSDMHGTHVSGTVGARGNNSVGVAGVNWGVKIMPVMGSDGTEAQVVEAYTYVLDARRLYNNTTGAQGAFVVSTNSSFGVDQGQPAAYPLWCAMYDSMGAVGILSAAATANANWDIDVVGDIPTACSSIYMIAVTNTTNTDAKYFQAGYGDTTIDIGAPGTSIWSTLPSNTYGTLTGTSMASPHVAGAVALLYAGACNQYITDYKANPSAMAVTTRNYLLNSADHVPSMNGMCTSNGRLNIYNALLAVQSYNCNTDVADVNADGISIAEIFPNPSNGNANIIFNSLSGGTTYVNVYDELGQFARSLAVESNPGVNNISFDLNGLSAGTYFVQLNNGDNFSNRMKIVVQ, translated from the coding sequence ATGAAAAAACTTCTGTTTTTCTTTTTTTCGTTTCCATCTGTTGCTTTATTCAGCCAGGTTCCGCTTTTCAATTCGGTAGTTGATATTTACGAGCCCCCGGTGCAGGCGATCGTTGATCCCGGCGAATATGTGAAGGGCCAGTTGTTGGTGATGTTGCAACCTGATGCCGTGAACGGAGAGTTGGAACAGAAATTCTCTGCTGCCGGATTTACAATAGTGGAAGAAAAATGTGTGGCGAAAAGTATGCGGATATGGCTTTTCACTTTTAAGGATGGAACAGCTATTGAAAATGCATTGGCAGAAGCGAAAAAATTTCCGGAAATAGAAATGGCGCAGTTCAATCATTATGTGGCGCATCGTGTGAATATTCCCAATGATGTTGATTTTCCGAATATGTGGGACATGAACAACACCGGCCAGAACGGCGGAACTCCTGATGCTGATATTGATGCACCGGAAGCATGGAATATTACAACCGGCGGAATGACGGTGCAGGGTGATACCATTGTAGTTGCTGTGATTGATGCCGGGTTCGATCTTGCACAGCAGGATCTTAATTTTCATAAGAACTATGCAGAAATTCCGAACAACGGAATTGATGATGATAATAACGGCTACATTGATGATTACGATGGATGGAATGCCTATTTCTCCAATGGAAATATATCTTCCGACATGCACGGTACGCACGTGAGCGGGACTGTGGGTGCGCGCGGAAATAATTCCGTGGGTGTGGCCGGAGTGAATTGGGGAGTGAAGATCATGCCGGTGATGGGAAGCGACGGAACAGAAGCGCAGGTGGTAGAAGCATACACGTATGTCCTTGATGCAAGAAGGTTGTATAATAACACAACCGGTGCGCAGGGTGCATTTGTTGTATCCACCAATTCTTCCTTCGGCGTCGACCAGGGACAACCCGCTGCGTACCCGCTCTGGTGCGCTATGTATGATTCGATGGGTGCAGTGGGAATTCTGAGCGCTGCTGCTACTGCGAATGCAAACTGGGATATTGATGTGGTGGGCGATATTCCAACGGCGTGTTCGAGTATTTATATGATCGCTGTAACAAATACTACCAACACCGACGCAAAATATTTTCAGGCCGGATATGGCGATACTACCATTGACATTGGTGCGCCGGGAACTTCTATCTGGTCAACGCTTCCTTCGAATACGTATGGTACGCTCACGGGCACATCTATGGCGAGCCCGCATGTGGCAGGCGCGGTGGCGCTCCTGTATGCAGGCGCGTGCAACCAGTACATCACCGATTACAAAGCGAATCCTTCTGCGATGGCGGTCACCACCAGGAATTATTTACTCAACAGTGCCGATCATGTTCCCTCGATGAATGGCATGTGTACGTCCAATGGCCGGCTCAATATTTACAATGCGCTCCTCGCTGTGCAATCCTATAATTGCAATACTGATGTTGCTGATGTGAATGCGGATGGAATTTCCATTGCAGAAATTTTTCCGAACCCTTCCAATGGAAATGCGAATATTATTTTCAATTCGCTTAGCGGCGGAACGACGTATGTGAATGTTTACGATGAGCTCGGCCAATTTGCAAGATCACTTGCCGTGGAATCCAATCCCGGTGTCAATAATATTTCATTTGACCTGAACGGACTTTCTGCAGGAACTTATTTTGTGCAGTTGAACAACGGTGATAATTTTTCGAACCGGATGAAAATTGTTGTCCAATAA
- the lpxB gene encoding lipid-A-disaccharide synthase produces the protein MKYYIIAGEASGDLHASNLLREIKILDSSAEFRAWGGDLMKEQGAHLVKHYRDLAFMGFAEVLMNLRTIMKNISLCKEDIAAWKPDAVILVDYPGFNLRIAPYVHQLGIPVYYYISPQIWAWKKNRVFKIKENVKRVCCILPFEKDFYAKYDYAADFVGHPLLDSVGRFQKTKAVEDNGRKIIAVLPGSRTQEIKKILPAMIKVSENFPEYRFIIAGAPSQPESFYREVMKGAKMEILFGRTYPLLSQAYAGLITSGTATLEAALFNVPQVVCYTANYISYRIAKYVANVKYISLPNLIMDKEIVKELIQIDFTIEKMTEELRKITENENGRKQMLDNYGMLFGKLGGAGASARTASIIVNELKNRKN, from the coding sequence ATGAAATATTATATCATAGCCGGTGAAGCTTCAGGCGATCTGCACGCATCGAATTTGCTGCGCGAAATAAAAATACTCGATTCTTCTGCGGAATTCCGCGCATGGGGCGGCGATCTCATGAAAGAACAGGGTGCGCATCTTGTAAAACATTATCGCGATCTCGCTTTTATGGGATTCGCCGAAGTGCTGATGAACCTGCGCACGATCATGAAAAATATTTCATTGTGCAAAGAAGATATTGCTGCCTGGAAACCCGATGCTGTAATCCTGGTCGATTATCCCGGCTTCAATCTGCGCATTGCTCCTTATGTTCACCAGCTCGGCATTCCTGTTTATTATTACATCTCGCCACAGATTTGGGCGTGGAAAAAGAACCGCGTTTTTAAAATAAAAGAAAATGTAAAACGCGTTTGCTGTATTCTTCCGTTCGAAAAAGATTTTTATGCAAAGTATGATTACGCAGCAGATTTTGTCGGGCATCCGTTGCTCGATTCCGTAGGGCGATTTCAGAAAACGAAAGCAGTGGAAGACAACGGAAGAAAAATAATTGCTGTGCTGCCCGGAAGCCGCACGCAGGAAATAAAAAAAATACTTCCTGCAATGATAAAAGTGTCGGAAAATTTTCCGGAGTATCGTTTCATAATTGCCGGCGCACCTTCGCAACCCGAATCATTTTATCGCGAAGTGATGAAGGGCGCGAAAATGGAAATACTTTTTGGCAGGACTTACCCGTTATTATCTCAGGCGTATGCAGGGCTCATCACGTCGGGGACCGCCACGCTCGAGGCAGCGCTCTTCAATGTTCCGCAGGTGGTTTGTTACACGGCCAATTATATTTCTTACCGCATTGCAAAATATGTGGCGAACGTAAAATATATTTCACTTCCGAATCTCATCATGGATAAAGAAATTGTGAAAGAGCTCATCCAGATTGATTTTACCATTGAGAAAATGACGGAAGAATTGCGGAAGATCACGGAAAATGAAAATGGAAGAAAACAAATGCTTGATAACTACGGAATGCTTTTCGGAAAACTCGGGGGCGCAGGCGCATCTGCACGAACAGCTTCTATCATTGTAAACGAATTGAAAAACAGGAAAAATTGA
- a CDS encoding diacylglycerol kinase family lipid kinase, producing MRKRKVVFIINPKSGSDKKTDRVKLIRELVAQQDEFEGEILLWERITDRENIFLRASSGEFDIAVAVGGDGTVSQLAEALCRNTTALGIIPFGSGNGLARHLGIPLDPAAAMKLIVAGHVEKIDRGRFNARSFFCTAGVGFDAHIGKLFAESKTRGFWTYARMTLRELKNYHEENYSIDIDGKKIESKAFLVAIGNGGQYGNDAWITPKAKINDGILEVTLLKPFRWWNAALIAKKLFGKKLDTSSFAETYSGKKIKIVREREGASHYDGEPDSAGKEILVTIDEKVLNMVVPAAFAG from the coding sequence ATGCGGAAAAGAAAAGTTGTATTCATCATCAATCCGAAATCCGGGAGCGACAAGAAAACAGATCGTGTGAAACTGATCCGTGAACTTGTTGCTCAGCAGGATGAATTTGAAGGTGAGATTCTGCTATGGGAAAGGATTACGGACAGGGAGAATATTTTTTTACGCGCCAGTTCGGGAGAATTTGATATTGCTGTTGCCGTGGGCGGCGACGGAACGGTTTCTCAGCTTGCAGAAGCGTTGTGCAGGAATACAACCGCACTCGGCATCATTCCTTTCGGTTCTGGAAACGGACTCGCGCGTCACCTGGGAATTCCTCTTGATCCGGCAGCAGCGATGAAACTGATCGTCGCCGGCCATGTTGAGAAGATTGACCGCGGAAGATTCAACGCACGTTCTTTTTTCTGCACTGCAGGCGTCGGGTTCGATGCTCACATCGGAAAATTATTTGCAGAAAGTAAAACACGCGGATTCTGGACATACGCGCGAATGACCCTGCGTGAACTGAAGAATTACCACGAGGAAAATTATTCCATTGACATTGACGGAAAAAAAATTGAATCGAAAGCATTTCTCGTCGCGATCGGTAATGGCGGGCAATACGGCAATGATGCGTGGATAACGCCGAAAGCAAAAATCAACGACGGGATACTTGAAGTGACATTGCTGAAGCCCTTCCGCTGGTGGAACGCTGCTTTGATCGCAAAAAAATTATTCGGAAAAAAACTGGATACTTCTTCGTTCGCAGAAACGTATTCAGGAAAAAAAATAAAGATTGTGCGTGAGCGGGAAGGTGCATCGCATTATGATGGAGAACCGGATTCCGCCGGAAAAGAAATTCTTGTGACGATTGATGAAAAGGTGTTGAACATGGTGGTTCCAGCCGCATTTGCCGGCTGA
- the surE gene encoding 5'/3'-nucleotidase SurE has product MSHRPLLLLTNDDGIFAPGITSLVEVAKKIGEVIIVAPDKPQSGMAHAITINSTLRVHKVKAHEGAQAWSCSGTPVDCVKMAVNKILHRKPDICISGINHGANHSINILYSGTMSAAVEGAIEGIPSIGMSLLDYSVEADFSASKIVAEKIIRWSLDHKLEDGICLNVNIPNLHIDEIKGLKVCRQSRGTWVEELDERTDPSGRKYYWLTGHLENFEPNAHDTDAWALANGFVSIVPSQFDLTAHHYLKKMHSLEK; this is encoded by the coding sequence ATGTCGCATAGACCACTTTTGCTGCTCACCAACGATGATGGAATTTTTGCGCCGGGCATCACTTCGTTGGTGGAAGTTGCAAAGAAGATCGGTGAAGTGATCATTGTTGCTCCCGATAAACCGCAATCAGGAATGGCGCATGCGATCACCATAAATTCTACTTTGCGCGTACACAAGGTGAAAGCGCATGAAGGCGCACAGGCGTGGAGTTGCAGTGGTACACCGGTCGACTGCGTAAAAATGGCCGTCAATAAAATTCTTCATCGCAAACCCGACATCTGCATTTCCGGCATCAATCATGGTGCAAATCATTCCATTAATATCCTTTATTCCGGAACCATGTCGGCCGCGGTGGAAGGTGCGATCGAAGGAATTCCTTCCATCGGAATGTCGCTTCTCGATTATTCTGTGGAAGCAGATTTTTCTGCATCAAAAATTGTTGCGGAAAAAATTATCCGCTGGTCACTCGATCATAAATTAGAAGATGGCATTTGCCTCAACGTGAATATTCCGAATCTTCACATCGATGAAATAAAAGGTTTGAAAGTTTGCCGCCAGTCGCGCGGAACGTGGGTGGAAGAACTGGATGAACGTACCGATCCTTCCGGAAGAAAATATTACTGGCTCACCGGGCATCTCGAAAATTTTGAACCCAACGCGCACGACACAGACGCCTGGGCGCTCGCGAACGGATTTGTTTCCATTGTTCCTTCGCAGTTCGATCTTACTGCACATCATTACCTGAAAAAAATGCACTCACTCGAAAAATAA
- a CDS encoding UvrD-helicase domain-containing protein, giving the protein MNFTVYRSSAGSGKTFTLVREYLNLALGDPSDPPQRYREILAITFTNKAAAEMKERIVRALKELSILIDDRPGILASMLMKDLQIDRLTLQSRADAVLRAILHNYSDFAIGTIDSFTHRIVRSFAHDLDLPLNFEVETDADLLLRQAVDVLISRIGQDEQLTNVLVQFAQSNTDDDKSWQLETRIMSISKNLLSEESSRYVERLKELRIENFIAIGKKLRSWLSEFEKQVAALAKKAIDLLNDSGIEPFELANGKNGLGGRLLALANGETEKLGGAKTNIEKNIAAKKLFADKTLSAKKQKINSITDHLIELWNDLEDICEREFGNYILRKQLLRNIFPMSVLNEIEKIILEFRNEDNIIHISAFNRIISDVVFEQPVPFIFERLGEKYSNYLIDEFQDTSVVQWQNLLPLIDNALAGDHFTMLVGDGKQAIYRWRGGDVEQFSSLPTVTSFTDNELVVQRAKSLQRNFRALHLDSNFRSRKEIVEFNNIFFRKIASFLHDDHRKIYESLEQKSDPLNEGGLVHIELMYDEMSESDLRIEKTLALIGELREEGWRLEQIAILTRSNKEANSTAAELLRNGIPVLSTESLLLKNSPAVNFLVAALTCIDHPEDELPGVQMISFLHSVGKLSGTMDHLLSEYSSMEKNIRKFLDAKGFDLSSCLSAGNIFEQAELLFRIFSLNESEDMFLLFFLDEMLDYLQSRKANKMDFAEYWEERSKNASVLVPRGMNAVSIMTIHKAKGLEFPVVILPYADWKIERQKGEFWVELNDELIPELKTALIPSSAVLESTILATMYEEEKRRSVLDVMNELYVAMTRPMDRLYIFCSAKENKTNSSPTNVTQLIRAGASALEENFKENILTYGKGNVVAQVRHGKTDYTSSKKNFSGEWKNRLRMRAPSGEFWETKKREEKNDRGKMIHHLLAAINTAEDIPSAISSAIADGFITENEKQEFTDLLGKIAAHPELKILFGKNSRNKNERELLLPSGKKFRPDRVTLLEEKVIVLDYKTGAHDEKHKQQIDRYAELLKEMGYKNVEKKILYTEEMKVVSW; this is encoded by the coding sequence GTGAACTTCACCGTTTATAGATCGTCGGCCGGATCGGGAAAAACATTTACACTCGTTCGCGAATATCTCAATCTTGCACTGGGCGACCCATCAGATCCGCCGCAGCGTTACCGCGAGATTCTTGCGATCACTTTCACGAACAAGGCCGCTGCAGAAATGAAGGAACGCATTGTGCGCGCGCTGAAAGAACTTTCCATTCTCATTGATGATCGGCCAGGAATTCTTGCTTCGATGCTGATGAAAGATCTGCAGATCGACCGGCTCACTTTGCAATCAAGAGCCGATGCTGTATTGCGCGCTATACTTCATAATTATTCCGACTTCGCCATTGGTACGATCGATTCTTTTACGCACCGCATCGTTCGTTCATTTGCACACGACCTCGATCTTCCTCTGAACTTTGAAGTGGAAACAGATGCTGATCTTCTATTGCGCCAGGCGGTGGATGTGCTCATCAGCAGGATCGGGCAGGATGAACAACTGACGAATGTACTCGTGCAATTTGCGCAATCGAATACGGACGATGATAAAAGCTGGCAACTGGAAACGCGGATTATGTCTATTTCGAAAAATCTTCTGAGTGAAGAAAGTTCCCGTTATGTGGAACGGTTGAAGGAACTCCGGATTGAGAATTTCATTGCCATTGGAAAAAAACTGCGTTCCTGGCTGAGCGAATTTGAAAAACAAGTTGCCGCATTAGCAAAGAAAGCAATTGATCTTCTGAATGATTCAGGGATAGAACCCTTTGAACTTGCCAATGGCAAAAACGGACTAGGTGGAAGATTACTCGCTCTTGCCAATGGTGAAACGGAAAAACTCGGCGGAGCTAAAACCAACATTGAAAAAAATATTGCTGCGAAAAAATTATTTGCTGATAAAACTCTATCCGCTAAAAAGCAAAAAATAAATTCTATCACCGATCATCTTATCGAACTGTGGAATGATCTTGAGGACATTTGCGAACGGGAATTCGGAAATTATATACTGCGGAAACAATTGCTCCGGAATATTTTTCCAATGTCGGTGTTGAATGAAATTGAAAAGATCATTCTTGAATTCCGCAACGAAGACAACATCATTCACATCTCGGCGTTCAACCGTATTATTTCCGATGTGGTTTTCGAACAACCGGTCCCGTTCATCTTCGAACGCCTCGGCGAAAAATATTCGAATTATCTCATTGATGAATTCCAGGATACTTCTGTGGTGCAATGGCAGAACCTGCTTCCGCTTATTGACAATGCGCTTGCCGGCGACCATTTCACGATGCTGGTTGGCGATGGCAAACAGGCCATCTATCGCTGGAGAGGCGGCGATGTAGAACAATTTTCCTCGCTGCCAACTGTCACTTCCTTCACCGATAATGAACTGGTGGTGCAACGTGCAAAAAGTTTGCAGCGGAATTTCCGCGCTCTGCATCTCGATTCTAATTTCAGGAGCAGGAAAGAGATCGTTGAATTCAATAATATTTTTTTCCGGAAGATCGCTTCCTTCCTGCATGATGATCACCGGAAGATCTACGAATCGCTGGAACAGAAATCTGATCCGTTGAATGAAGGAGGGCTTGTTCACATTGAACTGATGTATGATGAAATGAGTGAGTCGGATCTGCGCATAGAGAAAACTTTAGCTCTCATCGGAGAATTGCGTGAAGAAGGATGGCGGCTTGAACAGATCGCAATACTGACGAGAAGCAATAAAGAAGCAAATTCTACTGCGGCAGAACTTCTTCGCAATGGAATTCCGGTGCTGAGTACAGAATCTTTGTTACTGAAGAATTCTCCTGCAGTTAATTTTCTTGTTGCAGCGCTCACCTGCATCGATCATCCCGAAGATGAATTACCGGGAGTACAGATGATCTCTTTTCTTCATTCCGTTGGAAAACTTTCCGGAACCATGGATCATTTGCTTTCGGAATATTCTTCCATGGAAAAAAATATCCGGAAATTTCTCGATGCAAAGGGATTTGATTTGTCTTCCTGTTTGTCGGCAGGAAATATTTTCGAGCAGGCAGAGTTATTGTTCCGCATCTTCAGCTTGAATGAAAGTGAAGATATGTTCCTGCTTTTTTTCCTTGATGAAATGCTGGATTACCTCCAGTCGCGAAAAGCAAACAAAATGGATTTTGCCGAATACTGGGAAGAACGGAGTAAAAATGCATCGGTGCTGGTTCCGCGGGGAATGAATGCAGTTTCCATTATGACCATTCATAAAGCAAAGGGGCTTGAATTTCCGGTGGTGATCCTCCCCTACGCCGATTGGAAAATAGAAAGACAGAAAGGAGAGTTCTGGGTGGAATTGAACGATGAACTTATTCCTGAATTGAAAACTGCACTGATCCCTTCTTCGGCAGTTCTTGAATCCACTATTCTTGCAACGATGTACGAAGAAGAAAAAAGAAGATCGGTGTTGGATGTGATGAATGAATTGTATGTGGCAATGACCCGGCCCATGGATCGTTTGTATATTTTTTGTTCTGCGAAAGAAAATAAAACAAATTCTTCGCCAACGAATGTCACACAACTTATCCGCGCAGGTGCCAGCGCGCTGGAAGAAAATTTCAAAGAAAATATTCTCACGTACGGAAAAGGAAATGTGGTGGCGCAGGTTCGCCATGGAAAAACGGATTACACCAGTTCGAAAAAGAATTTTTCGGGCGAATGGAAAAACCGCCTGCGTATGCGCGCGCCTTCGGGTGAATTCTGGGAAACAAAAAAGCGGGAAGAAAAAAATGACCGGGGAAAAATGATCCACCACCTGCTGGCGGCGATCAATACGGCAGAAGATATTCCTTCCGCAATTTCATCGGCTATCGCTGACGGATTCATCACCGAAAACGAAAAACAGGAATTCACCGATCTCCTCGGAAAAATAGCCGCTCATCCGGAGTTGAAAATATTATTCGGAAAAAATTCCCGGAACAAGAATGAAAGAGAATTACTTCTTCCATCCGGAAAAAAATTCCGTCCCGATCGTGTAACGCTATTGGAAGAAAAAGTAATTGTACTCGATTATAAAACAGGTGCGCACGATGAAAAACACAAACAGCAGATAGACCGTTATGCAGAATTGCTGAAAGAAATGGGTTACAAAAATGTGGAGAAGAAAATTCTTTACACAGAGGAAATGAAAGTTGTTAGCTGGTAA
- a CDS encoding SpoIID/LytB domain-containing protein, translated as MKKNFALLFFFTCTLARAHTVDVRILSTMNVTTVNISAKEGAYEIYLDGKKQVDSLSTKVFMITVIGDSMEIRIPNDTLGHFANFRLVSLDDSSCFKIKPIKPFSGTRIYDHTLTITVQMQKLLCVNKVELNHYVAGVVESEGGKRMDLEFYKVQSILCRTYALAHMYRHADEGFDLCDGVHCEVYRGRPTDPNVQKAVDATDGLVIVDRNLDLITAAFHSNCGGQTANSEDVWAVKVPYLRSVKDTFCHTMPDAYWTRKIAKEDWLNYLAMKHKYPVDDSDACYAAMNMTQYSREAYYTYGNMKIPYKTIRNDWQLRSAYFSIEEGKDSIIFKGRGYGHGVGLCQEGAMRMVKYGYTYEQIIPFYYQGVELIDLSELDFFKEE; from the coding sequence TTGAAAAAGAATTTTGCTCTTTTATTTTTCTTCACGTGCACACTCGCGCGCGCTCACACGGTGGACGTGCGCATTCTCTCCACGATGAATGTGACCACGGTGAATATCTCGGCGAAAGAAGGCGCTTACGAAATTTACCTCGACGGAAAAAAACAGGTGGATTCACTCTCCACAAAAGTTTTCATGATCACGGTCATCGGCGATTCGATGGAAATTAGAATTCCCAATGATACGCTCGGGCATTTTGCAAATTTCCGTTTGGTTTCACTCGACGATAGTTCCTGTTTTAAAATAAAACCGATCAAACCTTTCAGCGGCACTCGTATTTATGATCATACGCTCACCATCACTGTGCAAATGCAGAAATTACTTTGTGTGAATAAAGTGGAATTGAATCATTACGTTGCCGGCGTGGTGGAATCGGAAGGCGGAAAAAGAATGGATCTTGAATTTTACAAAGTGCAATCGATCCTCTGTCGCACTTATGCGCTCGCACACATGTACAGGCACGCGGACGAAGGGTTCGATCTTTGTGACGGTGTGCATTGTGAAGTTTATCGCGGGCGGCCAACAGATCCCAATGTGCAGAAAGCCGTGGACGCAACTGATGGACTTGTGATTGTTGACAGGAATCTCGATCTCATCACAGCAGCTTTTCATTCGAATTGCGGCGGGCAAACCGCGAATTCAGAAGATGTGTGGGCTGTGAAAGTTCCTTATCTCCGTTCGGTAAAAGATACTTTTTGCCACACAATGCCCGATGCTTACTGGACAAGGAAAATTGCGAAAGAAGATTGGCTGAATTATCTCGCCATGAAACACAAATATCCCGTTGACGACAGTGATGCGTGTTATGCAGCAATGAACATGACGCAATATTCGAGAGAAGCGTATTACACCTATGGCAATATGAAAATTCCTTACAAAACAATTCGCAACGACTGGCAATTGCGCTCCGCGTATTTTTCTATCGAAGAAGGGAAGGACAGTATTATTTTCAAGGGTAGAGGTTACGGACACGGAGTAGGATTGTGCCAGGAAGGAGCAATGCGAATGGTGAAATACGGTTACACTTACGAGCAGATCATTCCGTTTTATTATCAGGGTGTGGAACTGATCGATCTTTCGGAATTGGATTTTTTCAAGGAGGAATAA